The Candidatus Magasanikbacteria bacterium RIFOXYB2_FULL_38_10 genome contains the following window.
TGTGGGCGCGGTGTTTAAATTATTGTTTGAAGTANNNNNNNNNNNNNNNNNNNNNNNNNNNNNNNNNNNNNNNNNNNNNNNNNAAGCGTTGGTTAAAGTATTAGTTGGAGCAGGGCTAGGCTGACGTTTCCAAAAAATTGCCAATAAAATTATAATTATAATAAAAAGCACGCCCAAACCTATTCCTAAAAAAATTTTACCGCGTAAAGTTAAATTCATAAAAAATTAAATTGATACTTAAAAAATAGTTGGCGGCTCTTTGGTTTGAGTCTTTACGCCTTCACTCTCCGTTTCTTCTCTGGAAGCCTCGGCAAATTCGTCTTTAGCTCTTTCCAACTCTAACAGCTGTTTGGGATCCGTAGTCACCAGCTGGTCTTCGGTGTAGGAAGCCACCACTTTTATAGCCGCGTGCTTTTGGCCGGCAAAAAATATTCCCTCACCTACTCCAGATTCCAAAAGCAAATATTTTTCCCCTTCGGTCAACATAAAAACCTTGGCAATCTGTTCTACTGCCGCCGGGCTTTGCTTTAACAAAATTTGCAAGGAGCTGTTGTTAACAATAGCCTGCCCGTAAGGCGAACGCAAAAAGTCATTCACGTCTTGAGTGATAGTAGTAACACCTAAATAATACTTACGGCATCTTTTAACCAAAGCGTAAATAAATTTGGCCGAATCCTCGTGTTGCATTAACCACCAGGCCTCATCAATGGTCAAGATTCTTTTTTTACTTTCACTCCTCACAACATTCCAAATGTAATTAACAATGGCATATACGGCCATTGGTCTTAGCTCATCTTCCAAATCACGCACACTAAAAACCACCAATTTGTTATTCATTTCTACCGTAGTTGGGGAATTAAACAATCCGGCAAAAGTTCCTTCGGTATATTTTTTAAGTTTAATAACCAAATCCCTGGTGCCTTCCATACCTTGTAAAATATCTACAAAATCCTGCATAATGGGCGGTTCTACTTTGGCTAAATTGGCACCCGGCACAATGTCCTTTTTGGCATAAGTTTCCAATAATGCTCTATCCACAATAGAGTCTTCTTCTGTGGTGATTGTTCCCAGCATGATCTTAATCAGGCCTTTAACCGTAATAACCGCGCTTCTGATAATATCTTCTATGCTCACATCTTCACCAACCGGCCGCGGCAAATCAAAAGGATTAATTTTAGAATCTGAGGAAAGTGAAATGTTGATATAAGTCCCGCCTACGGCTTCGGAAAGATGTTTGTATTCCATTTCTGGATCAATCACAATTACTTCAGTGCCTAACATTAAAGAACGCAAAATTTCCAATTTAATGGTATAACTTTTACCGGCCCCCGAAGTGGCAAAAACTACCATGTTAGCATTTTGTAAGGAAAAACGATCAAACAAAATCAAGCTGTTATTATGCCGATTGATGCCGTAAAGAATGCCATTATCCGAAGTTAAATCTGAAGAAACAAAAGGAAAAGACGAAGCGATCGGCGAAGTATTCATGTTAAAGGTAATCATCAACTCATCATTCCCAAGAGGCAAGGTGGAATTAAAACCTTGCTCGGCCTGAAACAATACTCTTTTGGTATAAATGAGTTTGGAGCCAAAAAGAGCTTCCACATCTTCCGTAATTTTGTTTAATTTTTCTTTATTATCCGCATAAACCGTGACATAAAAAGCATACTGAAAAAAATGTTCCGTGCCTTGCGTTAAATCATCACGCAATTTTTCTATATCGCGCAAAGCCGTTTCCCTTACTGGATCGCGCGGCGCGCCTTTTTCCGTATCGCCAATGATCTGCGCCTCTAATATACCCACTTTTTTCCTTAACTGTTTCAAAATTACATCAGAAGCCACGGGATAAAAAAACATGCCAATATCTAAAGCGTTGTTTAAATTGATAATTGGCGCCGACCAACCTACGGTGATATAACGCGGATAAGTGACCACAAAAATTGTACGGGCAAAAATATCCCCGAGTTGCACAAAACTGGGATCTACCTTAAAAGCAGCCGGGGAAATTATATCTTTTACCGACACCACGCCTTTTCTATATACCCGCTCCTCCTCTAAAATTATTTTTTCCTCCGCCGACTTCTTTTTAAGAGAAGAGACCTTCTGGGCCTCACTGGGTTTTTTAAGAGACACGGGTTTTTTTGTTTCAATTGTTTCCGGACTAAAAGGCATACACAATTTATTTTTATTTTTCTATTTGCAGTCTGTCAGTATCAACCATTTTTTCCACATCGGAAAGCTGAGGATTATAACTACTGTAATATAGTTCAATCAAGCCTTCCGTATCTAAAGCAATCGTATTGATGCCAAAACTTTGCAATTGTCCCTGAATTTGCGACACACGGCTCATTAAATCTTTTTTTCTATTTAAAAACAACTCTCTTTTTAAACCCACAAAAATAGCCGGGGTAAAAGTTTCTTTAAATCTGGCAAAAAAACTCTTTCTTTTGTTGGAGGAAGGATTAAAAGGTACTATCACAAAAAATTTCTTGCTCATTATTTGGCCCAAATCAACCAATTCATCAATAAATCCTCGATAATCGGCGATTTGCATTTTTAAAAGCTCATTGGTCTGCTCTTCTTGAGATTTTTTTAATTTTTCCAAATAGGCATCCATATTTAATTTGCGCGATTGTAAAACAATCTGCAAAGGATATTCCAAAGTATTTAAAAAGGAGGCATAAGCGCTTATCAAAGCGTTTTGTTCTTCTTCGGATTTTAAAGCAAAATTAATACTAGAGGCAAGTAGCACGGCACGCAAAGTGCCATCTTTCATTATCAAAATGTCATCATGAATAGAGGCAATATCCAAATATTGTTGAGTGGAAACATTGATTTTTGATCCGGCTAATTTTGATGACTGCATATTATCATTCTTCAGGGGTATATTTTCCCCCGGTATCCACCACCAAAGTCATTTCGCTTAATCTGGAAATGGAGACAGGCTCTTTATACGGTTTGGGCGGCGGCGGCGCTTCTTTTTCCATTTGAGCAAGATGCCTTAATTCTTGATCAGAATAAAATTTATGCCAGACACGTAAGGTTGGTTTTTGTAACGTTTGTAAAAAATTTAAAAGAAAATAGTGAAAAGGCTGTCCGTTAACTTTTAAAAAAGCCGTTACCAATCCCCCACCGCCTAAAATAACCAATAAAATTATAAACAAAGTTAAATCCGTAAATTTCCAGCAAATGGCCAAAATAATTCCATCAACTAAAAGAATTATAAATTGGCGAACCGTAATAGGGCCAAAAATTTTATCTTCCACTTCTATAAATTGAGGGACCGTAAACTGCATCATAAATTAAAATTGCAGGCGCCTATTTAACTCCATTATAACTTTAAATTCTTCTTCTGACAAAGTTTCCTGTTTTTTGCCTTGATTTTCCTTTAAAATTTGCACAATGGGTTTACCTTGATTTAAGCTTGCACTCAAAATGGCATTGTAATTTTGTATTAAGGCACTGCGACGCCAAGCTTCTATGCCTTGAATTTTTTTATTGTAATTTTCCTTAGTTAACAAATCTATTTTAGAAAGTATTTTGTCAGCCGCTGTCTGGGGTTTAGGAGACAAGCGTCTAAATTCCAAGAGGCTCATTTCTTTTAATTCCTCTACGGGGCCGATTAAACGCGGAGTATAGGCAATATCTTCCACTTTGGCTCGGCCAGACGGAGTTTGAGGAACGGC
Protein-coding sequences here:
- a CDS encoding conjugal transfer protein TraC; its protein translation is MPFSPETIETKKPVSLKKPSEAQKVSSLKKKSAEEKIILEEERVYRKGVVSVKDIISPAAFKVDPSFVQLGDIFARTIFVVTYPRYITVGWSAPIINLNNALDIGMFFYPVASDVILKQLRKKVGILEAQIIGDTEKGAPRDPVRETALRDIEKLRDDLTQGTEHFFQYAFYVTVYADNKEKLNKITEDVEALFGSKLIYTKRVLFQAEQGFNSTLPLGNDELMITFNMNTSPIASSFPFVSSDLTSDNGILYGINRHNNSLILFDRFSLQNANMVVFATSGAGKSYTIKLEILRSLMLGTEVIVIDPEMEYKHLSEAVGGTYINISLSSDSKINPFDLPRPVGEDVSIEDIIRSAVITVKGLIKIMLGTITTEEDSIVDRALLETYAKKDIVPGANLAKVEPPIMQDFVDILQGMEGTRDLVIKLKKYTEGTFAGLFNSPTTVEMNNKLVVFSVRDLEDELRPMAVYAIVNYIWNVVRSESKKRILTIDEAWWLMQHEDSAKFIYALVKRCRKYYLGVTTITQDVNDFLRSPYGQAIVNNSSLQILLKQSPAAVEQIAKVFMLTEGEKYLLLESGVGEGIFFAGQKHAAIKVVASYTEDQLVTTDPKQLLELERAKDEFAEASREETESEGVKTQTKEPPTIF